The following proteins are encoded in a genomic region of Oreochromis aureus strain Israel breed Guangdong linkage group 8, ZZ_aureus, whole genome shotgun sequence:
- the LOC116319892 gene encoding gap junction delta-3 protein-like, translating into MGEWGFISGFFDILQTESPMLGRFWLILTLVFRIVVLGTVASDMFEDEQEEFTCNTLQPGCKQVCYDLAFPISQYRFWVFHIVLIATPSLLYLVYATHQHNKSANNSSSSEKTSREKREQRALRTLYIITLIFRIVAEIGFLIVQWYLYGFKVEAQFPCDRFPCPYTVDCFASRPAEKTVFLLFYFAVGVISAFSSVVELFYSSRKWFCSNQKNNMEQYDQCDCENLHNHQQEETEEKPGVMTMSENKASIARAKKGSVRSSYSRKVYSSGHKCKSPPGKYVSTSRLTL; encoded by the coding sequence ATGGGTGAGTGGGGCTTCATCAGTGGATTCTTCGATATCCTCCAGACTGAGTCGCCGATGCTGGGTCGTTTCTGGCTCATCCTCACGCTGGTGTTTAGGATAGTGGTCCTGGGAACTGTGGCCAGTGACATGTTTGAGGACGAGCAGGAGGAATTTACCTGTAACACCCTCCAGCCAggatgtaagcaggtgtgttatGACTTGGCTTTCCCCATCTCCCAGTACAGATTCTGGGTGTTTCATATAGTCCTCATCGCTACACCTTCTCTGCTTTACCTCGTGTACGCCACACATCAGCATAACAAGAGTGCCAACAACTCCTCATCAAGTGAAAAGACCAGCAGGGAGAAGAGAGAACAAAGAGCTTTAAGGACGCTCTATATTATCACTCTGATCTTCCGGATAGTGGCAGAAATCGGCTTCTTAATTGTCCAGTGGTATCTCTACGGCTTCAAGGTGGAGGCCCAGTTCCCATGTGACCGATTTCCCTGCCCCTACACTGTGGACTGCTTCGCCTCCCGACCTGCAGAAAAAAcagtcttcctcctcttctacTTTGCTGTGGGGGTGATATCAGCATTTTCCAGCGTTGTGGAGCTTTTCTACAGCTCTCGAAAGTGGTTTTGCTCAAATCAGAAGAACAATATGGAACAATATGACCAATGTGACTGCGAGAACCTCCACAACCACCAGCAAGAGGAGACAGAGGAAAAACCAGGAGTAATGACAATGTCAGAGAACAAAGCCAGCATTGCAAGAGCGAAGAAGGGATCAGTGAGAAGCAGCTACAGTCGAAAGGTCTACAGCAGTGGTCACAAGTGCAAAAGCCCACCAGGAAAATATGTGAGCACCTCGAGGCTTACATTGTGA
- the LOC116319826 gene encoding gap junction delta-3 protein-like produces the protein MGEWDFIGGFFKDLQTESPMLGRFWLFLTLVFRIVILGTVASDMFEDEQEEFTCNTLQPGCKQVCYDSAFPISQYRFWVFHIVLIATPSLLYLVYATHQHNKSANNSSSSEKTSREKREEKALRALYIITLIFRIVAEIGFLIVQWYLYGFEVEAHFPCDRFPCPHTVDCFTSRPAEKTVFLLFYFAVGVISAFSSVVELFYSSAKWFCSKQKKLKYDQCDCENLHNLKKEETEEKAAVQMMSESTASSVRAKEGSVRSSYSRKVYSSGHKCKSPPGKYVSASRLTL, from the coding sequence ATGGGTGAGTGGGACTTCATCGGTGGGTTCTTTAAAGACCTCCAGACCGAGTCGCCGATGCTGGGTCGTTTCTGGCTCTTCCTCACGCTGGTGTTTAGGATAGTGATCCTGGGAACTGTGGCCAGTGACATGTTTGAGGACGAGCAGGAGGAATTTACCTGTAACACCCTCCAGCCAggatgtaagcaggtgtgttatGACTCGGCTTTCCCCATCTCCCAGTACAGATTCTGGGTGTTTCATATAGTCCTCATCGCTACACCTTCTCTGCTTTACCTCGTGTACGCCACACATCAGCATAACAAGAGTGCCAACAACTCCTCATCAAGTGAAAAGACCAGCAGggagaagagagaagaaaaagcttTAAGGGCGCTCTATATTATCACTCTGATCTTCCGCATAGTGGCAGAAATCGGCTTCTTAATTGTCCAGTGGTATCTCTACGGCTTCGAGGTGGAGGCCCATTTCCCATGTGACCGATTTCCCTGCCCCCACACTGTGGACTGCTTCACCTCCCGACCTGCAGAAAAAAcagtcttcctcctcttctacTTTGCTGTAGGGGTGATATCAGCATTTTCCAGCGTTGTGGAGCTTTTCTACAGCTCTGCGAAGTGGTTTTGCtcaaaacagaagaaattgAAATATGACCAATGTGACTGCGAGAACCTCCACAACCTCAAGaaagaggagacagaggagAAAGCAGCAGTACAGATGATGTCAGAAAGCACGGCCAGCAGTGTGAGAGCAAAGGAGGGATCAGTGAGAAGCAGCTACAGTCGAAAGGTCTACAGCAGTGGTCACAAGTGCAAAAGCCCACCAGGAAAATATGTGAGCGCCTCGAGGCTTACATTGTGA